A stretch of Vigna angularis cultivar LongXiaoDou No.4 chromosome 4, ASM1680809v1, whole genome shotgun sequence DNA encodes these proteins:
- the LOC128196266 gene encoding uncharacterized protein LOC128196266: MVERAKVLEKNVAEAEQQKRQQQATRGPIMSRPNLNRGRMPYPRPAQPSNSNGSQAMVIAGQSGQYGMVRCFKCGGPHYRSSCPQLGGAKYCTRCRRNGHLEHECNMGGRAAMRPPNAGRMQQDRGGRAQAVGRVYAIMGAEAASSGTLVTSTCLLFGKSCCLLYDSGETHSFISKACVEKLGIAEREMQFDLDLEVILGMDWLAANRILIDCGAKELVFPDEYEVELSVTLGQLKEDIVDGASCFLIMTHSDERFEGLSHERSTSKLNGGRSVVDDFPDVFPDEVPGLPPPREVEFTIDLVSTAGPISIAPYRMSPAELTELKEQIEELMDKKFIRPSASPWGAPVLLVKKKDDSSRLCIDYRQLNKLTIKNKYPLPRIDDLLDQLHGATVFSKIDLRSGYHQIRVKEEDIQKTAFRSRYGHYEYVVMPFGVTNAPAIFMDYMNRIFRPYLDKFVVVFIDDILVYSKSYDEHEDHLRVVRGVLREKELYAKFSKCEFWMKEVQFLGHVVSAGGISVDPAKVRAVLEWESPRSVTEVRSFMGLAGYYRRFIEGFSKIVAPLTQLTRNDQPFAWTDRCEASFQELKDKLTSAPVLVIPDTAKPFVVYCDASHQGLGCVLMQEKRAVAYATRQLKVHEKNYPTHDLELAAVVFALKIWRHYLYGSTFQRRWLEFLKDYDFELLYHPGKANVVADALSRKVVHVSSMMVRELSLVESFRDLRLQFDLEPNVIRCCNLRISSDVFDRIRVKQREDEELRAKAEHQRPGGLLQQLEIPEWKWDDITMDFVTHLPRTVRNHDSIWVIVDRLTKSAHFLAINLKMSMTNLAKLYIKEIVRLHGVPSSIVSDRDTRFTSRFWRSLQSELGSKLQMSSAYHPQTDGQSERTIQTLEDLLRTCVLDHMGVWDEVLPLVEFTYNNSFQASIGMAPFEALYWRKCRTPLCWFQEGEKVLTGPELIQQTTEKVKLIQERLKTSRSRQKSYADKRRRPLEFNAGDHVFLRLHPTTGVGRAVRPKKLSPKFVGPYQILRKIGPVAYELSLPPQLSNLHPVFHVSQLRKYVADPSHILELEDVRLCQDRTLEMRPIRIEDSDTKYYKRKAVRMVKIVWDEKTGDATWEVEDAMKDLYPHLFDPQS; this comes from the exons ATGGTTGAGAGGGCCAAAGTATTGGAAAAGAATGTGGCCGAAGCTGAGCAACAGAAGAGGCAACAACAAGCAACTAGAGGGCCGATCATGTCTAGGCCAAATCTGAATCGGGGCAGGATGCCGTACCCTCGTCCAGCACAACCATCGAATTCAAATGGGTCTCAAGCTATGGTTATTGCCGGACAGTCTGGGCAGTATGGGATGGTCAGATGTTTtaagtgtggaggaccacactacCGATCGTCGTGTCCTCAATTGGGGGGAGCAAAATATTGCACTCGCTGTAGAAGAAACGGTCACCTGGAGCACGAGTGTAATATGGGAGGACGAGCGGCAATGAGGCCGCCAAATGCCGGGAGAATGCAACAAGATCGGGGTGGACGAGCGCAAGCTGTTGGCCGAGTCTACGCAATAATGGGCGCGGAAGCTGCCAGTTCAGGTACGCTCGTCACCAGTACCTGTTTATTGTTTGGAAAGTCATGTTGTCtattgtatgattcgggggaAACACACTCCTTTAtttcgaaggcgtgcgttgagaaATTGGGTATAGCCGAACGcgagatgcagttcgacttg GATTTAGAAGTAAtcctaggaatggattggttggctgccaatcgcattctcattgACTGTGGTGCAAAGGAATTGGTGTTTCCGGACGAGTATGAAGTAGAGCTATCcgtgacgctcggtcagctaAAGGAAGACATTGTGGATGGCGCTAGTTGTTTTCTGATCATGACGCATTCGGACGAACGGTTTGAAGGTTTAAGTCATGAGCGATCGACCAGTAAACTGAATGGAGGACGATCGGTCGTGGATGACTTCCCGGACGTATTTCCGGATGAAGTGCCTGGACTACCTCCTCCACGCGAGGTAGAATTCACGATCGACTTGGTGTCGACCGCTGGACCCATCTCTATTGCGCCCTATCGGATGTCGCCAGCAGAGCTAACTGAACTCAAggagcagattgaagagttgatggaTAAGAAGTTTATCAGGCCAAGCGCATCACCTTGGGGAGCACCTGTACTCTTAGTGAAAAAGAAGGATGACAGCTCTCGTCTTTGCATTGATTACAGGCAGTTAAACAAGCTgactatcaagaacaagtatccctTGCCTCGGATTGACGACTTGCTGGATCAACTACATGGTGCGACCGTATTCTCAAAGATTGATTTGCGATCgggatatcatcaaattcggGTGAAGGAAGAAGACATCCAGAAGACTGCTTTTAGGTCTCGTtacggacactacgagtatgtagtgatgccgTTTGGTGTGACGAACGCCCCAGCAatattcatggactacatgaatcgtATCTTCAGGCCGTACCTAGACAAATTCGTGGTAGTTTTCATTGATGATATTCTTGTCTACTCCAAGAGCTACGACGAGCACGAGGATCACTTGAGGGTCGTTCGAGGCGTCTTAAGAGAAAAGGAGTTATACGCCAAGTTCtctaaatgtgaattttggatgaaggaagtgcAATTCTTGGGGCACGTGGTTTCAGCTGGAGGAATCTCAGTAGATCCGGCCAAAGTACGAGCGGTactggaatgggagagtccaCGCTCGGTAACTGAGGTTCGTAGTTTTATGGgactcgcgggctactatagacgGTTCATTGAAGGATTTTCCAAGATAGTAGCTCCGCTGACTCAACTGACCAGAAATGATcaaccgttcgcttggaccgatcggtgtgaagcaAGTTTCCAGGAATTGAAGGATAAGTTAACGAGCGCCCCAGTGCTGGTTATTCCTGACACGGCCAAACCATTCGTAGTGTATTGTGACGCGTCTCATCAGGGTTTGGGCTGTGTGCTCATGCAAGAGAAGCGGGCAGTTGCGTATGCTACTCGGCAACTGAAGGTTCACGAGAAGAACTATCCGACGCACGACCTGGAATTAGCAGCGGTCGTCTTCGcgttgaagatttggaggcactacTTGTATGGATCGACATTCCAA aggCGTTGGTTGGAATTCTTGAAGGACTATGACTTTGAACTACTCTACCATCCGGGAAAAGCGAATGTTGTAGCGGACGCTTTAAGCAGAAAGGTAGTTCACGTCTCCTCCATGATGGTCCGAGAGTTAAGTCTAGTGGAGAGCTTTAGAGACCTAAGGTTACAGTTCGACTTGGAACCAAATGTCATTAGATGCTGTAATCTTAGAATCTCCAGTGACGTATTCGACCGGATCAGAGTGAAGCAGcgagaagatgaagagttg CGAGCCAAGGCTGAACATCAAAGGCCAGGCGGTCTACTTCAGCAGTTAGAGATTCCGGAATGGAAGTGGGACGACATTACAATGGACTTCGTGACCCACTTACCTCGAACGGTCAGGAATCACGATTCCATATGGGTAATAGTGGATCGACTAACGAAGAGTGCTCATTTCCTAGCGATCAACCTGAAGATGTCTATGACGAACCTTGCTAAGCTTTACATCAAGGAAATTGTTCGTCTACATGGAGTTCCATCCAGCATCGTTTCAGACCGAGACACACGGTTTACTTCTCGGTTCTGGCGATCGTTACAAAGCGAGCTCGGTAgtaaactccaaatgagttcggcttatcatcctcagacggacggtcagTCCGAGAGAACCatccagacgcttgaagacttactgaggacgtgcgtcctagatcacatgGGCGTCTGGGATGAGGTCTTGCCTTTAGTggaattcacctacaacaacagctttCAAGCCAGCATAGGAATGGCTCCTTTTGAAGCTCTGTACTGGAGAAAGTGCCGAACGCCcttgtgttggtttcaggaaGGGGAAAAGGTATTAACAGGACCAGAGCTTATTCAGCAGACGACTGAGAAGGTGAAGTTGATTCAAGAAAGGTTGAAGACGTCCAGGAGTCGACAGAAGTCCTACGCTGATAAGAGGAGAAGACCCTTGGAGTTCAATGCAGGAGATCATGTTTTCCTTAGACTACATCCGACCACTGGTGTAGGGAGAGCTGTTCGACCCaagaagttgtctcccaagTTCGTCGGACCTTATCAGATCTTGAGGAAGATCGGACCAGTCGCGTACGAGTTGTCGTTGCCGCCTCAGTTATCCAACTTGCATCCAGTttttcacgtttctcaactccGGAAGTACGTAGCCGACCCTTCTCACATATTGGAGTTAGAAGATGTTCGTCTTTGTCAAGACCGTACGCTGGAGATGCGGCCGATACGCATTGAAGACAGTGACACCAAATACTACAAAAGAAAAGCTGTCAGAATGGTAAAAATAGTGTGGGACGAGAAGACTGGCGACGCTACTTGGGAAGTGGAGGATGCCATGAAGGATTTGTATCCCCATCTGTTCGATCCTCagtcttaa